One Ostrea edulis chromosome 6, xbOstEdul1.1, whole genome shotgun sequence genomic window, CAATCCCCATTCGTGTGTATCGGTTTTCAGATAGATCGTAGTCAAACAAATAGCTTTCGCATCTGAATCATCCAGTTCGAGTCCAAGTTCTTCTTTTAGACCTCGAATTGCCGTGTTGACTAGATTTACTcttcttgaattattttcatcttCAATGTCTGGAGTTGATGCGCTTTCCACGGCCCCACAAGTGAAGGCTCCCGGAGCAGACATTCCTGCACGTTTTGCCCGTTGGGGAAATACAAAGTACTGGGGCATCCCTGGGCCTTCATTCGTCAGAATGGCTACATGCAATCCAAATGTATTGCTGAAAAACGGATTAACATCTGCTTTATTTGGTATGGAATCTTGCTTCTGCTGATAACTCAGGCTCATCCAGATTTTTCGCATGGCTCTGTGATGAATGTATTCTGACTGTCTAAAATTCATTTCCACTCTTTGACACTCGTCTTCACCGGGACGAGCAAAGGCTAAACGTTTTAAAGCCACTGTAGGATTGTTATCGATGATTTTTGCTTTAGCTTGCTTATTGAATTCTTGATAATTGGCGGTGTACTCCTCCTCTTTATCCCAGTTTTCATACCTTTCACGACAAGGCTTGGAATCCACTTGAATGGGACATTTCAAGTCTTCGTGCTGGTATCCAGATGGTCGCATTTTAGATTCAAGAAATCCAATTTGACTAGCATCTTCGTCTGTGCAAGAATCGGCTACAAATATATCAGTCTTTTCCATGAACCCGCAAGAAAATAGCTCCCCTTCATCTGCTTCTGAAAGATAAGGATTTTCGCCCCTGTAATATTTTTGGATCACTTCCTCAGCTTCCGGTCTTTCTTTGGGTATTCCAAGTGTGCATTCTTTAATCGATTTACCGACAATGTCGTTTGGATTGGTAATGTAATCCGTGGGGACGGACGATGTGGGTAGATCTATTTCATCCTGTAAGCTAGAGGAAGAAAGTTCTGCCAACGGTTTTAGACCAGATATTGTGAAGAGCATGATAAGACCAAAACAGTACACATCACCCTTCTTGTAGTCGCTAATGGTATGACTTTTACTACTTTCTGAGGAAGAGCGGAACTCGGGTGGTCCCCATCTTATGTTCAGGTCGAATCCACTTACCTGAGACATTGTCATGCTGCTAGACATCACTGAACCATACCTAGTTTGCTGATTATCTATCTGATCATTCTGCCATGCCAAACCGAAATCTGCAATTTTGATGATGAATTTGTTCACATATCCTTGGATCAAGATGTTGTCTGGTTTCATGTCTCTGTGTACGATGCCTTCCGAATGTAAGTAGCTCAGCGCGCTGGCAATCTGCTTCCCGACATCCCAAGCCTTTCCAAGCGATATTCCCTGTCTTTCGTGACTCTCTTGCTGAACAATGTATCGGTACAGGTTTGTTGGAATGTATTCcataacaaaatacatacatgGTGTCTGAGCTAAATCGTTGATTTCGTCATCTTCATCAACTCCAAAAATACGTTTTAATTCCTCCTTTGAATCTATGTACCCCATTCCTCGATATGCTATGATATTTTCATGGCTGAGATATCGAAGAAGCTTGGATTCGCGAACTTGGTCTTTCGCTTGttctttcaaaatctttatCGCTACATTGGAGGTCCCTTTCCAGGTCGTTTTAAAAACACTCCCAAAATTCCCAGCGCCAATCTTTCTCCACGGAACATCTAGGTCTTTAAGATCTAGTGTGGATATGGTATCATGATGTGACGACACAGACGAAAGATCCTTTACTTCCTCCTTAATCGTCTGCAAAATCTCCAAGGACCGCTTCAGCTTTGGAATGTTTGCGCCATGTTCCGTATACAATGACTTTAATATGCTGAGTAGCTCGTCTATGTCTCGATTAACATTGGTATTTCTGTACTCTCCATCCATTTTCTCTCCTGAAATGTGTATAATAGATCTATGTATTTATCTAAAACGCTCAGTAAATGACAGTTGTATGTAATAGATCTATGTATTTATCTAAAACGCTCAATAAATGGCAGGTGTATATAATAGATCTCTGTATTTATCTAAAACACTCAATAAATGGCAGGTGTATATAATAGATCTCTGTATTTATCTAAAACACTCAATAAATGGCAGGTGTATATAATAGATCTCTGTATTTATCTAAAACGCTCAATAAATGACAGTTGTATAtaataaatctacatgtatgtatttatctAAAACGCTCAGTAGATGACAGTTGTGAGACTTTTGCGATGTGTTTCCTTGGACAATCGctgtaaattatttttcaatagAATGATCTTAGCATTTATATACAGATCTCTGTTGTTAATGTACCAAAACAGGCgtacacattataatatacgtGTCATCTCATCAATTTACACACGTTTAGTTAAATTGTTGTTATTGTATATCATTGAATTGAATATGGTATTTTAATATCCGGATTTATTTCCGTGAATGTCGGGTCAAATTCAACCTGACTGATTATAATCAAGTCTTAGATCCGAGCGTTCTAGAAGAGATTTAACTAGAAATAACAAGGACTGATAAACctttaatattttcaatttttgggcCTACAACTACAGTCAGGGAACTATTAATTCGGTTCGGCTGGACATCGAGGCTTCAGTCCAAATATAAACATCCAGTCGAGATTACGGGATTTGTACATgattaaatcaatgaaatcaaataatCTTTATTCAAAATCGGACATGGTATAATAATACAAATAGGCTCAGCATCAATATGTACATCATAACATTATGCATAAATGACCTTTATCTctgtttttcatataaaatcacatttatttatagtttctacatttttcatccaattaatttaattaactTCAAATTTGACAATATGAGGCAGTACATTTGATCAAATATGAAGGGGCAGacagggtgtgtgtgtgtttgttagCCCTCTCCCACTCCCTCCCTCCCCCTGAATAGTGATAAATTGCATTTCAGTTGGGTACTGAAGCGTATTGCATGCCAGTTTACTACCCATATGCACTGCAACAGTtataatacatacaaatataacaGGCTTACGCAATATTGcaattgtattttttattgggtaacctgagtaaactcaggtgacctattgcaattggttgttgtccgtcgtcttGCGTTgtcgttaacaattgaacatgtttaccttcttcttgataactgtcattccaattcttttcaaatttggtatgaagcatctttaggacaagggggacagAAATTGTAAagttcaggactcctgcacccatggggccttaggggcggggcaaaaactgtccaaaattgaccaattttcaaaaatcttcatctctacaactgcacgtttaagaaaaaactaaatgcatagtgatgtagagcaggaaggcctctaccaaaattgtaaatttcatgatccccagggtaatggttctgactctagggtgggtcaaacttagtatatctagtgtatatgtgcaaaacatgtaaatgatatctgttttaatgctattgataaatggatatttttttgtgaaaaggacCGCTAAAATTTGGCATGTGGTCTACTATTGTATGTTTATAGATGAATAAGGCTGATAtcgtataaaatctaaatgtatatttaggaatagcagaaaatgatgtacaaaaaaaagaagaaaaaaaaaagtgaattttgcaacccctgGGTTTTAACTCTAgaatgggtccaaattagttatatcttttaatgttcgtatatatatattatgtaagcCTTTTAAATTCATCAGTGTAAtatatatgcacttttgagggcactgaagttttaagaacacatgttgtttaatactgttgctgaatatttgAATTCAGCTTAggtattcagaacaggatttttctCTCTAGATGTCGTAGCTCTTGGgactaatgatacttttaactagcactcaggtgacctatgaggcctgtggacctcttgttttctgtatttgtaaattgCTTCTTTTGTACAGAAGCCCATTAGtgcaaaccaaaactaaataaaaaacaaaattattatataaaatacgaaattattaaataaaaaacgaaaatattaaataaaaaacgaaaatattaaataaaatacgaaaatattatataaaaaaccaaactaaataaaaaacgaaattattaaataaaaaacgaaattaataaataaaaaggaaaatattaaataaaaaccgtaattaatatataaaaaacccaaaattaaataaacaagaggcccaagggccacatcgctcacctgagtcaccttggcccatatctgaagactttccatatatatttgcatgtaaaaccttagtccctattatggcccaaactaccctttgcaaacttgaatctacactatgtcagaaagctttcatgtaaatgtcaacttcttaggcccaatggttcttgagaagaagatttttaaagctttttcctatatttgtatgtaaaactttgaccccccaccccccaccccacttgtggccccatcctaccccctgggggccatgatttgaacaaacttgaatctgcactatgtcagaaagttttcttgtaaatatcagcttttctgactcagtggttattgagaaaaagattttaactatatatttgtatgtaaaactttgatcccccttgtggccccatcctacccccggggggccatgatttgaacatacttgaatctgcactatctcagaaagttttcatgtaaaaatcagtttttctggctcagtggttcttgagaagaagtttttccctatatatttgtatgtaaaactttgatccccccttgtggccccatcctacccccgggggccatgatttgaacaaacttgaatctgcattatgtcagaaagttttcatgtaaaaatcagcttttctggctcagtggttcttgagaagaagatttttaaagtttttccctatatatttgtgtgtaaaactttgatccccccttggggccccatcttatccccggggaacatgatttgaacaaacttgaatctgcattatgtcaggaagctttcatgtaaatctcagcttttctggcttagcggttcttgagaagatttttaaagaatttacctatatatttcaataaactttgaccccctattgtggcctcacccttaccacgggggtcatgatttgaacaatttagaatttacacttccttaagaagcttccacataagtttcagctcttctggcccggtggttcttgagaagaagattttttagtgaccccaccctaattttgctttttcttgattatctccccttggacggggacctggcccttcatttgaacaattgagaatcccctttacccaaggatgctttgtgccaagtttggttgaaattggcccagtggttgttgagaagaagttgaaaatgtgaaaagtttacagacggacggacgccggaatacgggtgatcagaaaagcccacttgagctttcagctcaggtgagctaaaaacgaaattattaaatagaAAACGAAactattaaataaaaaacgaaattaagaacagtttttgagaatataatgtgtgtgtgtgtcagtgGAGCTTAACAAGGAAGGAAACATGGCTCGTAATTCTTTGATTTACTGAGATTTCATCATCGCCAATGGAGTTTTACAGAAATCTAATGACATTACAAATTAGCCAACTTCTCCATTCACTACACGTTTATCTACCATGTTCGCTGAAAGGTCCCAAACCTTGTGTATCGGATTACAGGATTTCTCCAAAATTACTTCAACACTAGCCCCCATAAATCtaataagaatatatatggCTCCCATCAGCCACATACCTCAACAATCACTTGACTCTACACTAATTAGTTTCGGCGGTGTGAAAATTTAGCTAATTGATTGGATTAATCGATAGATTGAATTTTCGCTGCATGCAGATCCGCCTCATCAGAAGTCTATTTCCACTTCACAATTATCATGCAGTTTGACATTGcgcgacaaaatcacatgggacaataagtatcttttcgttttcctaaatggacgcgggataaaatgaaatgttgtatattctatatagtaaattttatgtactttctgtaagttatattcattaaaatattcgcgttggaataatgcttagaaataagacataaaatggtagaattgtttaaaaagcgcgcttttgtagaataaggacatttcactggacaccgataaaatcaatctacttcatggatatactcagaattatATAATACTGACATACACTGTGCTCCACGttatatgtacattataaatgtaacaaggataGTCAACTTCCCCCTGCATTAGGCATGCTACTGGTCATGATGATTTATCCACAAACACGGGACACCACtttctttgtcatttttaaggtcgctataatatcaattctatgaactaAATGTTGGTAATTGGTTTATGGATTTTAGAtaaggacgtcacaatcatacaccaattTTTACGTTATTTGGggcaaaatcaatcattttattaatctgtggataaagCGTATGCGTGTTTTATGTAACGCGGGACAtcgaaaaatgacgacatctgcGTGTATATAACTCCGTTATTGCTCATGAaatgcgtgtaaattatattttatataagctattgtcattatttatatattttccttgccattgatATATGAGACTTTAACTAGAGGGCGAAGCCATCTCatggccgtgagagcggagctctccctgtAGGTAAcccgtatatacatgtttaaaaggaaaatatagaaaactagtgaaaaattaaaccatacctatggaacttaaaaattttggtcccaatggcgtcgatttgaatactatcgcgtggacatgtatttctccattttgaatcttgtgTACACAAGTTCACGttattctgagatgttacataaaatccataaaagcatgtaaatcttatagtcatatataatcactcctcgatttaaaacgAGAATTGTACAACGTTTCCTATGTTTttgtatttgctaaacaccgacgctgaatatgacgtcacaatgcgtTGTTTCCATCAGTTGCATAacgtttcccgcgttcaatgaataggcggatcaaaaatgtaTAAAGTTAGAATACCTTGatgagctctgtcctcacacgttaggtgctaatatttcgggatattttttgtcttgttatggatctagatactaatgcctatagtttgcttcgccctcaaacacggtcacgccgtaagacatattaatcCACAAAATATGCATCTGTGTAAGCACAGCGGAAGCATTTTCTTATGCACCGTATGGaagtaacaccagtaccgtgccCGACGTCATATATaacatgaaaatgttttaatcaCATCCATGCACACGTTTTAATggtttttaatataaaaccctgtgataaaattcatgtaatgaatatttggcaaatagatattgtttaaattgaacctgatcaaagcatgaacattgcAAATATATGTACgtacatgaagctgcgctcgctcaaacggtagcaccgtcaacatattaatttaattttttatataatagagggcgaagacctctcacggcccgaagtgCCGTGaaagcggagctctccctataggtaacacgtatatacatgtttaaaaggaaaatataggaaaataatgaaaaattaaaccatacctatggaactagaaaagtttggtcccaatggcgtcgattcgaatattagcgcgtggacatgtattcctccattttgaatctcgtctaccctagttcacgtcgttctgagatgttacacataaaatccgtaaaagcatgtaaatcttattttcttaatcatatataatcactccacgattaacgccatgttttttgttgtggttcaaacgctttgtttgtaaatttgctaaataacgacgctgaatatgacgtcacaatatactgtttacatcaattgcgttatatttcccgcgttcaatatataggtggatcaaatgtccaaaaattaggatgctttgatacagctccgtccgcgtgctaatttcaggttgtttttgtcctgttttggatatagatactaatgtcaaaacttttttgcttcgccctcaaacatggtcacgccgtaaaacatattataatatattcagcgtcgttatttagcaaatttacaaacatagcgtttgaaccacaacaaaaaacatggcgttaatcgtggagtgattatatatgattaggaaaataagatttacatgcttttacggattttatgtaacatctcagaacgacgtgaactagggtagacgagattcaaaatggaggaatacatgtccacgcgctaatattcgaatcgacgccattaggtaccaaacttttcaagttccatatgtatggtttaatttttcattattttcctatattttccttttaaacatgtatatacgtgttacctatagggagagctccgctttCACGGcacttcgggccgtgagaggtcTTCGCCCTCTATAATATAAAAcactatgtttgtaaatttgcaaaATAACGACgttgaatatgacgtcacaatgtactgtttacatcaattgcgttatatttcccgcgttcaatatataggcggatcaaatatccaaaattaggatgctttgatataGCTCCGTcatcgtgctaacttcgggttgttttcgttctgttttggatatagatactaatgccaaaatttgtttgcttcgccctcaaacacggtcacgccgtaaaacatattatgtatatacgtgttacctatagggagagctccgctctcacggcccttcgggccgtgatagggcttcgccctctaataaaaaattaaaccatacctatggaacttaaaaattttggtcccaatggcgtcgattcgaatactatcgcgtggacatgtatttctccattttgaatctcgtgtacccaagttagcgttattctgagatgttacataaaatccataaaagcatgtaaatcttattttcttagtcatatataatcactcttCAATAAAAGCACGAATTGTATCGTTACAACGTTTcatatgtttgtgtatttgatAAACActgacgctgaatatgacgtcacaatgcactgtttacatcagttgtataacgtttcccgcgttcaatgaataggcggatcaaaaatgcctaaagttagaataccttgattgagctctgtcctcacacgttaggtgctaatatttcgggatattttttgtcctgttatggatctaaATACGAATGCCAATATTTCtggcttcgccctcaaacacggtcacgccgcaAGACATATTGATTTCGTTTttttataatatgtatacggtgtgaccgttggaccgagcgaagcatgtaattGTCATTGGAGAGTcgcaagtggtaatcataattccgttaagtacggtagattatgattcatttaaaaatatatattttgatggaaattttccttgcgctaaacacccagtaacatctcagtattaaaggggtttatatggggacaacagttttacgggatccgcctattcattgaacgcgggaaataaaacgcaaggcgacgtaaacagTGCatcgtgacgtcacatttagcctcgacttttttctcgttttcaaagcaaacaattataaacaacaataatacaatgcgtatgcaatgaaaaaggccgttaaaactaaataaaattaaccaatgaattcaaaattgtaaaaaagtaaccgtaattttatcgtatattcttattcaaagaaactcatgaactcgttcatctatttagtcgtattacggttttatatgtatttatttgctaaaacctgttacaatgataattatactattcactttgaacaaactgagtgtttaaattacgaattgcacgtcagagttttctattattggcattcaaaataaaacacgaataactgttgaagcaggtaatgaaaaaataaatggcggcgcccatatggatcacgaaaatttcagtgaacgtatatagagattatctctttttcttttgctgattttgacttttttcttttacatacgtgttacctttagagccttgcttcgcggacgggccttcggcccgtccgagcttcgctcggtataataatttcgttttttatttagttttggttttttattagtctcgtgcaaccagacgctctgctTTTCCCGTAAATATCCGAAGAGGTTGTCGGAGATCTACGGAGACAACCAagcgtctggttgaacgagactagttttttatgtaatattttcgtatcttatttaatattttcgttttttatttaataatttcgtatcttatataataatttcgtattttatataacaattttgttttttattttgttttggtttgcACTAATGGGCTTCCGTACTTTTGTCTATCAAAACACATTGGGAACGGCATCAAATACGTATGTCCGGTGCGATCAGTTTCATGCAAATTAGTGGTGAAAAGGAAAAACGAAAGgggttataaaaaaaaaaagtataagaACCTCCCCACTAAACCTCTTTCTCCTCCTCCCACGGGTCCACCTAATCCCAGTGAGATTCGGGTCCACCCTGTTCGCCcctcaaatatacatgtatatacagcaTATTTGGCATAAATTATGATCACGGGcacttgacgttttaaatatatataataaaaagaactGTCCTCTTGCAAACAAACTATTTTTTGATTTAATACAggaagacttttttttttttcttttagatatttaaaacgtcgactGGTTCCACAGATAATCCATAATATCGTTCCAATTTCCACAAACAAGCGTAGACAATTAAGAGTGTGATCCGCCAAGTAAATTTGTCTAAAGACTAGAAATCAAgcaaaaaatatcattattttaaatataaacttACTTTATTTCcgtctactttcactttgtgtGATTTGTGAAAATTCCGAATTATTTTTAGTACGGGTGTGTTTTACAGTATGACATCATTTCCGGTTTATGCCCGCGGAAATTGATTTTGTAAACATATTTGCtgatttgaattattttcacaaCAGATCTTGAAATCAGTTGTAGATATGGGCATAAACATGGTGGAGAGAGAATGAAAATCTTGTTTAATGATAGAGGAGtgacatttgtattttatttagaATGGAAAAAGCTTCAAGAGCTATTCGCAGGTAATATCGATAAGTGACACTGACAGCAGAACCGAACTGTCCGAAGCGCTTGTTTCATAATTAAAATTGGTCAAATTCATTCTCTGTGAAAATTATGAGAATGAATTTGACAACTTATATAAAATGAACGCATGTGATAGTtggcattttttaaatatatacgcATTAGATGAATAAATCCcttcaaaatgtcaaaagtttaAAGTGGGGACAGGTTACATTGAAAGACCATGACTTAATAATATTTAGTTTCAAAATATCTTTGTTGGtgtataaatttaatttttaacatagtAACTTATATGCATGACTTTACTATTACAGTGCTAAACTACTTTTTTCAGGAGTGGTGCGAAGTTGAAGTCTCTAGGATCAGGAGAAAATGCAGATTTGAATGTTATGATATCTGAACTGAAAGACATGAGA contains:
- the LOC125648235 gene encoding uncharacterized protein LOC125648235, yielding MDGEYRNTNVNRDIDELLSILKSLYTEHGANIPKLKRSLEILQTIKEEVKDLSSVSSHHDTISTLDLKDLDVPWRKIGAGNFGSVFKTTWKGTSNVAIKILKEQAKDQVRESKLLRYLSHENIIAYRGMGYIDSKEELKRIFGVDEDDEINDLAQTPCMYFVMEYIPTNLYRYIVQQESHERQGISLGKAWDVGKQIASALSYLHSEGIVHRDMKPDNILIQGYVNKFIIKIADFGLAWQNDQIDNQQTRYGSVMSSSMTMSQVSGFDLNIRWGPPEFRSSSESSKSHTISDYKKGDVYCFGLIMLFTISGLKPLAELSSSSLQDEIDLPTSSVPTDYITNPNDIVGKSIKECTLGIPKERPEAEEVIQKYYRGENPYLSEADEGELFSCGFMEKTDIFVADSCTDEDASQIGFLESKMRPSGYQHEDLKCPIQVDSKPCRERYENWDKEEEYTANYQEFNKQAKAKIIDNNPTVALKRLAFARPGEDECQRVEMNFRQSEYIHHRAMRKIWMSLSYQQKQDSIPNKADVNPFFSNTFGLHVAILTNEGPGMPQYFVFPQRAKRAGMSAPGAFTCGAVESASTPDIEDENNSRRVNLVNTAIRGLKEELGLELDDSDAKAICLTTIYLKTDTHEWGLCGFVDLTDERIKPEHRISADNLKDRFSSGPKDKFEHQTLTFVKFTLEDMVDFVFENHDNFASSAKLVVVKVLQAFFGWSKVQNEFESRKVTSEK